AGATCGCCGGACGACACTCTACGTCGCTCCCCAGGTCGCGCTGATCAACGACCAGACGGAGACGCTCTCGGCGCTGGCGGAGCGACTGGGCTTTGCCTCCGGCGTGTCGGTCGCCCAGTACACCGGCCGCCAGTCCCAGACCGAGAAAGAGCAGATCCGCGACCGCCAGCCCACCGTCCTCCTGACGACGCCGGACATGCTCCACTACGGCATCTTGCCCCACGCACACCGCCTCTGGAAGTGGTTCTTCCAGCGCCTCGACACCGTCGTGGTCGACGAGGTCCACAGCTACCGGGGGGTGTTCGGCAGCCACGTCGCGCTCGTGTTCCGACGCCTCCAGCGCGTCGCAGAGCGGTTCGACGCCGATCCGGAGTGGCTCTGTTGCTCGGCGACGATCGGCAATCCCGTCGAACACGCCGCCACGGTGACTGGCACCGCCCCGTCCTCGTACCGACTCGTCGACGACGACGCCAGCGCCAGCGGCCCCCGCCACTGGCTGGTGTGGAACCCGCCCGAGTACGGCGGCGACGGCTGGGGGAGCGGCCGCCGGACGTCCAGTCACGTCGAGACCAGACGGCTGTTCGTCGATCTGGTCCAGCGGGGCCTCCAGACGGTGGTGTTCACCGGCTCGCGCCAGACCGCAGAGCGCTACGCGACGGACAGCGCCGAGGCACTGCGCGACCGGGGAGCCCACGACCTCGCGGACGCCGTCGGTGCGTACCAGGCCGCACTGACCGACGACCGTCGCCGTCGGCTGGAGCGAGAGCTCAAGTCCGGCGCGCTGCGTGGCGTCTGGAGCACGAACGCGCTGGAACTCGGCGTCGACGTGGGCGGTCTCGACGCCGTCGTACTCGATGGCTACCCCGGCACCCGGATGCAGACCTTCCAGCAGGCGGGCCGGGCCGGACGCGGGCGCGACCCCGCCCTCGTCGTGCTGGTCGGCGGGGAGGACCAGCTCGACCAGTACGTCGTCGACAACCCCGACACGCTGTTCGAGCACCCGCCCGAGCGAGCGGTGACGAACCCAGAGAACGAGCAGCTCATGCCCGCACACGCCTGCTCGGCCGCCCGAGAGACGTGGCTGAAACCCGACGACGACCGGTACTTCGGCGAGACGTTCCCCGCGCTGGTGGCCGACCTGGAGCGGGACGGCCGCCTCACGCGCCGGACGACCGAGGCGGGGACCCGCTGGGTGTACAGCGGCGAGGGCAGCCCACAGCACGAGACGAATCTCCGGACCGTCGACGACCAGTCGATCCAGTTGCGCCACGGGGCAGACACGATCGCGACGCTGCCCCTCGGCGACGCGCTGCGAGACGCACACCCCGGCGCGATCTACCACCACCAGGGGACGACCTACGAGGTGACCGACCTCGACCTCGATCACGGCATCGCCGAACTCGACCGGACGTGGGCGGACTACTTCACGCGGGTGCGCCACGACAAAGAGATAACCGTCGAGGCCGACCTGCGGGCGGACACGCTCGACGCCAGTCCCGACGTGCCCGTGCGCTTCGCGGACGTGACCGTGCGCAAGCAGATCACCGGCTACGAGCGCCGCGACGGCCAGAACGGCGAGGTGATCGGCCGGCGCAGCCTCGATCTCCCCGAGACCACTCTCAGGACCAAGGCGCTGTACGTCACCGTCCCCACAGATCTGGAGCGGGCGATGCTGGGCGAGGCGGTCCCGGCGACCGACAGCGGCCGCGACCGTCCGCCAGCGCCCGACGATCCCGGCGACTTCCCCGGCGGCATCCACGCCGCCGAACACGCCACGATCTCGATGCTCCCCTTCGAGTACCTCTGTGATCGCCGTGACGTCGGCGGGCTCTCGACGCCGCTCCATCCCCACACCGACGAGCCGACGATCTTCGTGTACGACGGCCACCCCGGCGGCGTCGGCATCGTCCGGAGCGCCTACGACGACATCGAGGGGCTGCTGGCGACGACGCTCTCGATGCTGCGGTCCTGTGACTGTGCCGACGGCTGCCCGGCCTGCGTGCAGTCGCCCCACTGTGGCAACGCCAACGACCCGCTGGACAAGGGGCTGGCGACGTACCTGCTGGACGGGCTGACGGAGTGAGGTAGTACCTTCTGAGAACCTGTGAGTCGACATTCCAACGTGAGTGGTCCGGAGACATGTACACTGACCCTCCCACGATAGAGGGACCGGGAACCGACTGAGGGACACGGACGTGCGTGGGATGTTGCGCTGCCCTCACCAACAACCACACATTTAATGTATTGGTCACTAGACTACATCTGCATGAAACGACGACGGTGGCTAGCTCTGTCGCTGATCGGTTTCTCCAGCGGCTGTCTGCGACTGACCGAATCTCAGCCGCCACAGAGCACGCCCGAATCTCGTGCAACTTTCGAGGTACAGGTCGCCAACGAGGAGGGGACCCTCCAGACAGTCATAACTGGCAGCGATGTCGCAACTGCGAGTAACCCTCACAATAAGAAGTGGCGATCTCATTATACGGTGAATGTTGAACTGGCTGAATCGGGAGCTGAAAAACTGGTGACTACCTTGGAGGAGGTTGATGCGTTTAATAACCGGCAGGAACATCCGATCTTCGTGTATTTTGACGGGCAGAACGTCCACAGCTTTCAGCTCAGTCGTGAGCTGGCTATTCAAATGAGAAGCGGCGAGTTTCAACATAATCGAACTATCGCTATTTCCCTCGAAGACAGACATGTCGCCCGAGACCTCAGCGACAGCCTACAGTCGTGACGGTCCCCGATGTCGCCGCTAGCCCAGTTCCTCGACGAACTCCTTGACGATCTTCTCCTCGGCGCGGTGGAGCGTCTCGCTGCAGGTCGACTTGGCGATGCCGACCTCCGAGGCGAGTTCGGTCAGCGAGCAGTCCCGCGGCGTGTCGTAGTAGCCGTTCTCGACGGCGGCCTGGATCAACTCCAGTTGGCTCCCGGTGAGCAACTGCTCGGTCTCGACGTGCTGGCTGACCCGCTCGACGTGGAACGGAATGCCGAACTCTTCGAGTTGCTGGCCCAGCGCGGACAGTCGCTCCTGGGGCGCGGTGATCTCCCAGCGGGCCTCGCCGTCGCCGAGCGTGAACGGCATCTCCAGGGGTATTCCAGAGCCCTGGACCGGGAACAACAGGAGCGGATCGCTGGTCTCGAACTGGACCAGCGCCGTGTCCTCCCAGCGCTGGAGGATCTCCAGGCTGGTGACGGCCTCGGTCTCGTCCATCTCGCCCAGGATGGCGACCAGTTCGTCGGCGGTGATCTCCGTGAGCCCGACGCCCGACTCCTCGCCGGGGACCGCCGCCAGGATGCGAAACTCCGCGTCCGGAAACGACCGCGAGAGTGAACCGATCCACACCTCCTCTGGAATCGTCAGCGTCAGTTCGGCTCGTGGCATGTGTGCGAATATGTTCGTCCGGGGCGACGGGCCCTGTCCCGAACATGTTCGGCAACGGCCGCGGTGTGCAAAACCCTTCGGGAGAGCGCCGCGCTGTCGGGAGCGGTGTCACACAGCAACCGCAGAAGGCTTAAGCGGACGGGCGACGCGCCAGCACCCATGCAAGAAGTGACGGTGACCCGGGACCTGCCGGCCGCGCCCGAGGCGGTCCTCTCGCTGGTCGAAGAGACGGAGTCGTTCATGAGCGCCGCCGGGTTCGACGCCGTCCGCGTGGAGGGCGAGACCATCCGGATCCAGAACCGCGTGGGGTTGTTCGACGTCGAACTCATCGCCGGCATCGTCGCGGACGACGACGCCGTGCTCGCCTACGAACAGGAAGAGGGGATCTTCGAGGACATGCACACGGCCTACCACCTCGAAGAGACCGACGAGGGCACGACGATCTCGGCGACGACGACGTTCGAGGCCGTCGACCTGCCGATCGTCGGCCAGGTGCTGGACGCGACCGTCGTCAAGCGCCAGCGCAGTTCCGAGCTGAACGCGCAGTTCGACTGGCTCGAAGCGGAACTCTCGTAGTCCGGTTCTCGCCCCCTGGAAAGTGTCCCCCACATGTTCGGGACGGTGCAGTCGGTCGTGGCGCTCCAAGCTGTTCGCATGAGCGTCTCACACGACGACGTCGAGCCCGTGACCGACCACGTCCACGAGAACTCCTGGTCGGTGAACCTCGAACAGCCAGCCCACGGCGACGACCGCGACCTCGTCGTGGCCCAGGCGATCGACGCGATCGAACACACCGCCTCGGGCAACCACGTCAACCTCGTCACGCACGGCGAGCACGGCCACCCGGAGACGTACCTCTACGACGCCCTCGAAGCGCGCGAGGACGTGACCTACGACTACGTCGAACAGTGTGGCTGTGGCGGCCACGTGGTCCGCGTCCAGGTCCAATGAGGGGCGTCGACGTCGAGGAACGGCCGCTGGTGCTGATCTGGGAGCTGACCCAGGCCTGTGGCCTGACCTGCAAGCACTGCCGAGCCGACGCCCAGCCCGAGCGCCACCCCGACGAGCTCACGACCGCCGAGGGCAAGCGGTTGCTCGATCAGGCCGCCGACTTCGGCGACGGCCAGCTGGTCGTGCTCTCGGGGGGCGACCCGCTCGTGCGCGACGACGTGACCGAACTCGTCGAGTACGGTACCCGGCAGGGACTGGGGATGACACTGACCCCCAGCGGCACCGAGTCGCTGACCCCGGAGCGCATCGATGCCCTGCAGGACGCCGGGCTCCGCCGGATGGCCCTCTCTCTGGACGGGGGCGACGCCGACTCCCACGACGCCTTCCGCGGCGAGTCCGGGAGCTTCGAGGCGACGCTCGCGGCCGCCGAGGCCGCCCGCGAGACCGGGCTCCCCTTGCAGATCAACACGACGGTGTGTGCCGAGACGGTCGACCAGCTGCCGGCGATCCGGGAACTCGTGGCCGACCTCGGTGCGGTCATGTGGTCGGTGTTCTTCCTCGTCCCGGTCGGTCGGGGCCGGGTGCTGACCCAGATCAGCCCCGACCGGGCCGAGCGGGTGATGGAGTGGCTCCACGAGGTCTCCGAAGCGGAGCCGTTCGGCCTCAAGACGACGGAAGCACCCCACTACCGACGGGTGACTATCGAGCGAGAGCGCGACGGCGACTCGGGAGAGAACGACGGGCTCCAGCGTCGCACCGGCATCCGCGCGGGCCAGGGCTTTGCCTTCGTCAGTCACACCGGCGAGATGTACCCCTCGGGGTTCCTCCCGGAGTCGGCCGGCAACGTCCGCTCGGAGAGCGTCGTCGACCTGTATCGAGACTCGTCGCTGTTTCAGCGCCTCCGGGACGACAGTGCCCTGGAAGGAAAGTGCGGTGCCTGCCCCTACCGCGGGGTCTGTGGCGGGAGCCGATCCCGGGCGTATGCGGCGACCGGCGACCCGATGGGCAGCGACCCGCTGTGTTCGTTCGTGCCCGACGAGTACGACGGCCCGCTGCCCGCGACCCACGAGGAGCGCGTTCCCACAGACTGAGAACACGCGTTTCCCGTTTTACTGTGGGAGCGCCAAGTAGCGGCTATGTCCGAGGGACTTCGCGTCGAGCTGGCGATCGACTCGCCCGAGGCCTGCCCCGTCGCCGACGTGTCCGAGCGAGTCGACGGGTCGGTCACGAACGTCACGCGTTCGACCGGCGGCGACGCAGTCGTCGAAGAGTTCTCCGCGCCGGCCGGGACCGAGGTGGGCGAGTCCGTCGAACCGCTCTTCGAGGACGGATCGGAGGCGCGCTATCGCTTCCGGCGCGATCCCGACCAGGACTGTTTCTGTGACGCCGTCGAGACGTTCGACTGTGCGGTCAGCGACATCCAGGCAGAGGACGGGCAGGTCATCGCCACGGCCCACGTCGACGACGCGGCCCAGGTGCGTGCAGTCGTCGAGGAACTCCGGGACGCGTTCGGCGACGTGGCCCTGCGCTCGCTCCACCAGCACGGCGAGGGGACGCTGGGGGACGCCGTCGTCGTCGACCGCGGACAGCTGACCGATCGACAGCGCGAAGTGCTTGACACCGCCCACGAGATGGGATACTTCGACTATCCGAAAGGCGCGAACGCCGGTGAGGTCGCCGAGGCGCTCGACATCTCCGTCTCGACGCTCGCCGAGCACCTCGCAGCCGCCCAGACCAAACTGCTCGACGACGTACTGGCGTAGACCGTTCTTCGTCGCCGCCCTCACCCGCGAGCGACGAACGCGCTCGCGAGTAGGTAGGCGTAGCCGACTGCCCCCGCGAGCACGGCCAGCCGTCCGACCGCGGTCGCGCCCGGCACGACCAGCCCCGCGAGCTGGCACAGCAGTCCGACGGCGAGAAGTGAGACACTGGCCAGCGCCGTCCGATCGTTCGAGCCCGGCCAGACGCCCACCGACGGGGGGTAGAACTGCAGAGCCGCACCGACGATCGTCAGGCCCAGAAAGCCCACCAGCGCGAACTGGTAGTGCAGGGTCACCACGGCGGGGGCTCGCCCGACGAAGACGAGGTGTGTGGCCAGACCGACCGTGACGACGCCCGCGGCGACGCCCGCGAGGACGGCCCGCAGTCCGACCCGCCTGCGGTCCGAGCGGCGGTACAGCAGTCCGTAGGCGAGCGCGAAGCCCAGAATCGCGACCGCCTCGACGACAGCCCCGGCCACCAGGAGCGGGCCGCCGTCCAGCCCCGCCGCGAGGAGTGCGGGGCCGACGCTGCCGGCACCGAGAACGACGAACACGAGCGCACGCGGGGGGTGTGCGACCAGAAACCGCGGGAACAGCCGGAAGCCGACGGCAAGCACCAGCAGCGCCGCCCCGCCCGCCCCCAGCAGGTGTGAGATCCGCGCCGGGACGCCGCCCAGCGGCGCTGGGAGCCCGACCGCACCCGCGAACAGCGCGTAGCTCCCGACCGACAGATAGCCCGCGACGAGCGGGACGGCGGCGTTGCTGACGCGATCGATCGGTCGCCGGTCGGACTGGTGGTCGCCGGTGGCGGTCGCTGCGCCCGAGCGGTTGTCCCGGACGGTCCACCCGAGTGCGCCGAGCCAGACGAGAACACCGGCGAACCACGCCACTGCGCCGACTGTCGACACGACGCCGGGGACGCCCGGCCGTGTTCCGACTGCCAGCGCGACGACACCGACGACGGACAGGGGAAACTGAACGGCCGGCGCTCGCGGCGTCGCCAGCGTCCGGTCGAAGTACGACGGGACCAGCGCGTAGGACTTCCCGAAGACGGTGTGCAAGACGAAGCCGTACAGCAACAGGACGACCGCCAGCCGTCGTCCGACACCGAGGGGCGCGAGGACTGCCCAGGCGACGAGAGCGGCCGCGCCTGCCCCGACGAACCGCCGCGACCACCGCGAGACCCGTGGTGGCGACATCGTCGAAGGGACGCCCGCCGTCGGCCTAAAGCTACGGGCGAACGATTTGGGGGCGTTCGGATAAGAGATTGGCCGAAGCAACTGGAGAGCACCGAAAGCCCTCGTGCAGTTGCGGTCCCGCGACTCCACTCGCCCTTTCATCTGCCAGGATTCAGACGGGGAGACAGCCGACTCCTGGCGGATGAAAGGGCGAGGCGCGGTCCGGGGTTCTGCGGCGGCACTATCCGAACACAGTGAGGATATCTGCCACAGAACCCCGGAGCGGGCCGAGGGCTTTCGGTGTCTACAAGTCAGAAAGCGAAGCGGCTTATCTGAACACGATCAACAACTGAGACAATAGCTACTCCAGTTCTCGCTCGCGCTCCTGGCTTGCCCGTTCGCGGTGCTCTTCGACGTCTTCGAGCGTCTCGGTCTCCAGCAGCCGGTCGAGCTTGCGCTCGAACTGCTCGTCGGTGAGTTCGCCTTCGGCGTAGCGACGGCGCAGCGCCGCCAGGGCCGTCTCGTCGGTCCGCTCGGGCTCTGGCTCCTCTGTCGTCTCGGTGGGCGAACTATCGGCCAACTCACCGGTCCACGCTTCGCGCTCGTCTTCGTCGCCCAACAGGGTCGCGGTCAGTGGAATAAACACGGCGTATCCGACGATCAGCGCCGGGAGCCACCACTCCTGGCCGGTGAACAGACCGAACATCCAGATCCCGGTCACCAGCATGGAGACGATCCCGGTGGCGTTCTCCCGGGCGCGATCGATCGGGGTCTCCTCGCTCATTGGTCGTGGTTCTCGGGAGACGGTTATAATGGTGGCGAGAGCGTCACTCGTCGCTGGACAGGGGCTCGATCGGGACCCCGCCGACGCGCTCGCCCGGCGCTACGTCGCGGTTGACGAACGAGTGGGCGGCGACCGTCGCACCGTCGCCGATCGTCACGCCCGGCCGCGTCGAGGAGCCGTGTCCCAGGGTCACGTCGTCGCCGATCTCGACGGGCCCGACGTGCCACTCGTCGGTGTAGCCCTCGTGGGTGAGCAGTTTCGTGCCCCAACCGATCAGCGACCCCTCGCCGATCGTGATCCGCTCTGGAAAGAACGGGTCGACGACGACGGCCGGCGCGAGCACGGAGTCCGCCCCGATCTCGACGCCGAAGGCCCGATAGACCGGGTTCTTGACGATCGGCGGCAGGTGTTTACACAGTTCGAAGACGTAATACGTCAGGCCGAACCGGATCGGGTTCCGTATCTGGTACCAGCCGGCGGCCGGTACGTCGCGGACTTCGACGCTGTCGTCGACGGTCGACCGCTTCGCTTCGCGTCCGTCCATGCCGGGACGTAAGGTGGAGACCGATAAGTCGGTTCCCTCCGTCCTCGTGGGCTCGCTACTGGACCGCGACCGGGGCATCTGGTACGTCCCGTGACTACGGCAGCGTAAACGGCTGCCAGCCGTCCGGCTGGTCGCGCAGGCCGCGCACGCGCACCTCGCCGTCGGCGTCGCTCGACTCCGGTTCCCGGACTTCGATCCGCCCGTCGGCCACCTGACTGATCGTGTTGACCGTCTTCGTGTCGTGGGTCGTCGGGTCGATCGAGAACAGCCCCAGTCCGTCGGCGCTGTCGATTCGACCAGAGAGCGTCTGGACGAACCGGAACAGCGCCCGCATGTCGACGTACATCGACAGCGACGAGAGGCTGACCAGCCCGGTCCGGACGCGGCCGTCGACGGCGTCGGCGTACAGCGACTCGTACAGCGCCGAGAAGCGCATCCCGATGCCGGTGAGGTCGCTCTGGGTCGAGATCGACCGGACCCTGAGATCGAACTGTGACTCTGCGAGGTCCTGGCCGGTACAGTCGATGACGCCCGCCCGGTCGGTGTCGAACGACGGGTGGAGTCGACGGCAGCTGTCGAGCAGCTTCTCGCAGCTCTGGTTGGTCGAGACGAACAGCATGCCGTCGCCCGTCTCCGTCCCGTTGGCGACCATCGAGCGGACGAGATCCTCGGCGCGGCTCAGTGCCGGCCCGGCGACCAGCACAGTCGAACCCGCCTCGATCGGTTCGATCGGGACGCCGTCGCCGAACTCGTAGACGCCGTCGGTTCCGCCGCTCATGGGTCTCCTCCGTCGGTCTCGACGCCGTCGTCCAGCCGAGCGTGGAGTTCGATCACGTCCATGGCGACGGCCGCCAGGTCGCGGAGGTACGCTTCGTCGGCCGCCGAGAACGAACGCGGCTCGTCGTCGTAGACACACAGCGGCCCGATCACGAGCCCGCTCCTGGTCACGAGGTTCGCGCCCAGGTACGCCCGGATCCCCATGTCCAGGAGCGTGTCGCTGCGGGACTCGAAGCGCGGGTCCTCGGTCACGTCCTCGACGGCGAGCACGTCGTCGTCTTCGACGATCGTGAACGTACAGATCGAGTCCTGCCGGTCCATCGTGTCCCACTCGTTGGCCCCGCCGTAGCAGGCCAGAAAGTCCTGGCTGTGCTCGCTGATGATGTTGATCGAAGCGCGATCGACCGAGAAGTGCGTGGCCGCCAGGTCGGTGATCCGGTCCAGGGAGTCAAGCAGTGCCCGGTCGTCGAGATCGTACGACTGGAGGGTCGCCAGCCGCTCGCGTTCGTTCTGTGGCAGCGGGTAGGAGGCCTGTGCCTTGCCCTCCACGGTCGTCTGGAGCAGTCTGGCCAGCCGTTCGGTCCCGAACACCGAGCCCTTGCCGACGTACTCGGTGATGGTCCCGCGCAGTTCGTCGGTGCCGATGGCGTCCGGGGCGGCGTCGGTGTAGAGGATACACCCCGCGTCGGGCGCGGTGTCACGGACCGCGGTGACCAGTTCCAGACCCGTGCCGTCGGCCAGGTCGTACTCCGTGACGACGGCGGCCAGATCGGTCGAGACGACTGCTTTCGCGTCGTCGAGGGTCGCCGCGGTCTCGAAGACCGGATCGAACTCCGTGAGCTCGGTTCGGAGCTGTTCGACCGTGTCCTCGCGGGCGTCCTCGTCGGGATCGACACAGAGGATGCGATGAGACGGCATGCTGTTGGCTACACCGTCTGCCACGAGCGGCATGTACGTACTGGCCGAAGTATCAACAGCGAAAACGGGGGTGCTACTCCGTGCCAAGCACCGCGTCGAGCGTCGCGTCGTCGACGTGGCGGCCCTCCCGGCCCGCCGTGTAGGTCTTGGCGACGGCGATGGCCCGCCCGGTCCGGGAGTCGCCCAGATCCGGCGAGAGCTCCGACTCCAGCAAGTCGGTCGTCCACGAGCACTCCTCGTAGTCGATCTCACCCGCGACGAGGCCCAGACACAGCGAGACGACGATGTCGTTCATCGCGTCGGTGACGAACGCGGGGGTCGCTCCGCTGATCGCCCCCAGTCGCTCTACGTCGACCTGTGTCCCGTTGACCGTCGCAGCGAACACGACCGAGCCGGCGGCCAGCTCGGCGGCCGTGTAGTCGCTGTCCGGTTCGTCGGCCGCGTACCGTTCGAGCGTCCGCCGACTCTCCTCGGCGACGGCGTCGGAGAGTTCGAGTTCGGCGACGAGATCCGAGACGACCTCCTCCGGGCTGGGGCTGGGGATGTCCGCGTCGATCGCCTCGTCCAGCGCGCCCAGCGTCTGCACGACGGCGCGGGTCTCGACGGATCGGCGGGCGGCCACGTCCCCGACGTCGGTGTCGGCCTCGTTCAGCCGCAGCCCCGCGACGAGTGTCGCCCCCGCCAGCTCGGTCGCGTTCGACACGTCGACCTCGCCGACGGCGTCGCCCACCATCCCGCGAGCGAGCAGGCGCGTCGGCGCGTCGACGCCGAGCTCCTCGACCAGCGCGT
Above is a genomic segment from Halomicrobium sp. LC1Hm containing:
- a CDS encoding helix-turn-helix domain-containing protein, with the translated sequence MPRAELTLTIPEEVWIGSLSRSFPDAEFRILAAVPGEESGVGLTEITADELVAILGEMDETEAVTSLEILQRWEDTALVQFETSDPLLLFPVQGSGIPLEMPFTLGDGEARWEITAPQERLSALGQQLEEFGIPFHVERVSQHVETEQLLTGSQLELIQAAVENGYYDTPRDCSLTELASEVGIAKSTCSETLHRAEEKIVKEFVEELG
- a CDS encoding SHOCT domain-containing protein — its product is MSEETPIDRARENATGIVSMLVTGIWMFGLFTGQEWWLPALIVGYAVFIPLTATLLGDEDEREAWTGELADSSPTETTEEPEPERTDETALAALRRRYAEGELTDEQFERKLDRLLETETLEDVEEHRERASQERERELE
- a CDS encoding helix-turn-helix domain-containing protein, encoding MSEGLRVELAIDSPEACPVADVSERVDGSVTNVTRSTGGDAVVEEFSAPAGTEVGESVEPLFEDGSEARYRFRRDPDQDCFCDAVETFDCAVSDIQAEDGQVIATAHVDDAAQVRAVVEELRDAFGDVALRSLHQHGEGTLGDAVVVDRGQLTDRQREVLDTAHEMGYFDYPKGANAGEVAEALDISVSTLAEHLAAAQTKLLDDVLA
- a CDS encoding CGCGG family rSAM-modified RiPP protein; the protein is MSVSHDDVEPVTDHVHENSWSVNLEQPAHGDDRDLVVAQAIDAIEHTASGNHVNLVTHGEHGHPETYLYDALEAREDVTYDYVEQCGCGGHVVRVQVQ
- a CDS encoding DapH/DapD/GlmU-related protein — translated: MDGREAKRSTVDDSVEVRDVPAAGWYQIRNPIRFGLTYYVFELCKHLPPIVKNPVYRAFGVEIGADSVLAPAVVVDPFFPERITIGEGSLIGWGTKLLTHEGYTDEWHVGPVEIGDDVTLGHGSSTRPGVTIGDGATVAAHSFVNRDVAPGERVGGVPIEPLSSDE
- a CDS encoding radical SAM protein codes for the protein MRGVDVEERPLVLIWELTQACGLTCKHCRADAQPERHPDELTTAEGKRLLDQAADFGDGQLVVLSGGDPLVRDDVTELVEYGTRQGLGMTLTPSGTESLTPERIDALQDAGLRRMALSLDGGDADSHDAFRGESGSFEATLAAAEAARETGLPLQINTTVCAETVDQLPAIRELVADLGAVMWSVFFLVPVGRGRVLTQISPDRAERVMEWLHEVSEAEPFGLKTTEAPHYRRVTIERERDGDSGENDGLQRRTGIRAGQGFAFVSHTGEMYPSGFLPESAGNVRSESVVDLYRDSSLFQRLRDDSALEGKCGACPYRGVCGGSRSRAYAATGDPMGSDPLCSFVPDEYDGPLPATHEERVPTD
- a CDS encoding DEAD/DEAH box helicase, with protein sequence MDETIAWLRERPFYEGQIVDQRTVPGRDATVADLDVHDRLADALAEDGIEQLYAHQAEAVEAVRDGDNVVLSPATASGKSLAYTVLAVERALEDRRTTLYVAPQVALINDQTETLSALAERLGFASGVSVAQYTGRQSQTEKEQIRDRQPTVLLTTPDMLHYGILPHAHRLWKWFFQRLDTVVVDEVHSYRGVFGSHVALVFRRLQRVAERFDADPEWLCCSATIGNPVEHAATVTGTAPSSYRLVDDDASASGPRHWLVWNPPEYGGDGWGSGRRTSSHVETRRLFVDLVQRGLQTVVFTGSRQTAERYATDSAEALRDRGAHDLADAVGAYQAALTDDRRRRLERELKSGALRGVWSTNALELGVDVGGLDAVVLDGYPGTRMQTFQQAGRAGRGRDPALVVLVGGEDQLDQYVVDNPDTLFEHPPERAVTNPENEQLMPAHACSAARETWLKPDDDRYFGETFPALVADLERDGRLTRRTTEAGTRWVYSGEGSPQHETNLRTVDDQSIQLRHGADTIATLPLGDALRDAHPGAIYHHQGTTYEVTDLDLDHGIAELDRTWADYFTRVRHDKEITVEADLRADTLDASPDVPVRFADVTVRKQITGYERRDGQNGEVIGRRSLDLPETTLRTKALYVTVPTDLERAMLGEAVPATDSGRDRPPAPDDPGDFPGGIHAAEHATISMLPFEYLCDRRDVGGLSTPLHPHTDEPTIFVYDGHPGGVGIVRSAYDDIEGLLATTLSMLRSCDCADGCPACVQSPHCGNANDPLDKGLATYLLDGLTE
- a CDS encoding GAF domain-containing protein; this encodes MPSHRILCVDPDEDAREDTVEQLRTELTEFDPVFETAATLDDAKAVVSTDLAAVVTEYDLADGTGLELVTAVRDTAPDAGCILYTDAAPDAIGTDELRGTITEYVGKGSVFGTERLARLLQTTVEGKAQASYPLPQNERERLATLQSYDLDDRALLDSLDRITDLAATHFSVDRASINIISEHSQDFLACYGGANEWDTMDRQDSICTFTIVEDDDVLAVEDVTEDPRFESRSDTLLDMGIRAYLGANLVTRSGLVIGPLCVYDDEPRSFSAADEAYLRDLAAVAMDVIELHARLDDGVETDGGDP
- a CDS encoding SRPBCC family protein; its protein translation is MQEVTVTRDLPAAPEAVLSLVEETESFMSAAGFDAVRVEGETIRIQNRVGLFDVELIAGIVADDDAVLAYEQEEGIFEDMHTAYHLEETDEGTTISATTTFEAVDLPIVGQVLDATVVKRQRSSELNAQFDWLEAELS